The following are from one region of the Rosettibacter firmus genome:
- a CDS encoding DUF1634 domain-containing protein: MENAQLNKTVSRILSTGIYLTIFFYVAGLLLMLLKYDNFNAVQENKIHNFIEFIQNILRLEPEPFLYSGTITLIMTPILRVFISVIYFYKNRDIKFFYITLIVSVILIISILMGIFFSLKLG, encoded by the coding sequence ATGGAAAATGCTCAATTAAATAAAACCGTATCAAGAATACTTTCTACTGGAATTTATTTGACTATATTTTTTTATGTAGCTGGACTATTGCTAATGCTCTTAAAATATGATAACTTTAATGCGGTTCAAGAAAATAAGATTCATAATTTTATTGAATTTATTCAAAATATCCTGAGGCTAGAACCAGAACCATTTTTATATTCAGGCACCATTACTTTAATAATGACTCCAATTCTGAGAGTTTTTATTTCAGTAATTTATTTCTATAAAAATAGGGATATAAAATTTTTTTATATAACATTAATTGTTTCAGTAATTTTAATTATTAGCATATTAATGGGAATATTTTTTTCATTAAAATTAGGATAG
- a CDS encoding sulfite exporter TauE/SafE family protein: MFIDILLLVIISAFAGLLGSLVGIGGGIIIVPALTLIYKVPVHNAIAASLISVIATSIAGANKYVEQEITNIKLGMFLEISTTLGALLGALLALVLHGWILSIIFGLLVFTMAIYSYITRAADDSNNFNTEFNTEDKLEKLISIKDSFYDLALNKKVEYAVHKPLSGSFVSLLAGVGSGLLGIGGGIIKVAAMNSLMKVPMKVSVATSKFMIGVTAATSSTLYFLSGAVDSHYVAPVAIGTIAGATFGSSIMNKFKSRFIKLLFTAVAGYLSIRMILKGLSDGMNLNIF; encoded by the coding sequence ATGTTCATTGATATTTTATTACTTGTCATCATATCAGCCTTTGCAGGATTATTAGGTTCATTAGTTGGGATTGGTGGTGGAATTATTATAGTTCCAGCTTTAACACTCATTTATAAAGTTCCAGTCCACAATGCAATTGCTGCAAGTCTAATATCTGTTATTGCAACATCAATAGCAGGTGCTAATAAATATGTAGAGCAAGAAATTACTAATATTAAATTAGGAATGTTTCTTGAGATATCGACTACTCTAGGAGCATTGTTAGGTGCACTTTTAGCTCTTGTGTTGCACGGCTGGATATTAAGTATAATATTTGGACTGCTGGTTTTTACGATGGCTATTTATTCTTATATAACTCGTGCAGCTGATGATTCTAATAATTTTAATACTGAGTTTAATACCGAAGACAAATTAGAAAAATTAATATCAATAAAAGATTCTTTTTATGATTTAGCATTGAATAAAAAAGTAGAATATGCAGTTCATAAACCATTAAGTGGTAGTTTTGTATCTTTATTAGCGGGCGTTGGCTCTGGATTACTAGGAATTGGAGGAGGTATAATAAAAGTTGCTGCAATGAATAGTTTAATGAAAGTACCAATGAAAGTCTCTGTAGCAACAAGCAAATTTATGATTGGAGTTACAGCAGCAACAAGTTCCACATTGTATTTTTTGAGTGGGGCAGTTGATTCGCATTATGTTGCACCTGTAGCAATAGGAACAATAGCGGGGGCAACTTTTGGAAGCAGTATAATGAATAAATTCAAGAGTAGATTTATAAAGCTTTTGTTTACAGCTGTAGCAGGTTATCTATCGATTAGAATGATTTTAAAAGGATTATCTGATGGAATGAATCTTAACATCTTTTAG
- a CDS encoding S41 family peptidase, with translation MMRNKILFAGMFILIFSGFVRYDSDFYFEINKSIDIFGRVYKEVAINYVDPINPKEFMLAGITGMLESLDPYTNFIDDVHQKDIDIITKGKYGGIGATVGLRNENVTIVDLIEGYSAQRQGLRIGDVIIKVDDTPVNKDNYESLSNLLKGEPGTTVKLTIKREGVNEELIFNLIREEIEVKNLSFYGFVPENSNNVYLKLSGFSRSAGEEVKKALLELKSKKNIESIILDLRGNPGGLLDAAIDVCEKFLQKGALIVTVKGRDSSSIKKYYSNEEPIAANPKLAVLIDEGSASASEIVAGAIQDHDRAVIVGTNSFGKGLVQTVIPLSYNTSLKITTARYFTPSGRCIQKVNYSEKNKVLLQNTVQFQNEFKTDNKRKVFSAGGITPDSIVYNKSKSKLIQRLLADGMFFRFATHLYNKKPINNLNVISDSYLIQEFKNYLKDQRFQFVSPIEKMIEQLKQYAREEGLGENFVEQLNKTLDKISENNFIEIDRFKDEIVSLIKEELAARTVGRIGRILESLKYDKQFEVALSILNNSQLYNKLLNANVH, from the coding sequence ATGATGAGGAATAAAATATTATTTGCTGGAATGTTTATTCTAATATTTTCTGGTTTTGTAAGATATGATTCTGATTTTTATTTCGAGATAAATAAAAGCATCGATATCTTTGGTAGAGTCTATAAAGAAGTAGCAATTAATTATGTCGATCCAATTAATCCAAAAGAATTTATGTTAGCTGGAATTACAGGGATGCTGGAGTCATTGGATCCGTATACAAATTTTATTGATGATGTTCATCAGAAAGATATTGACATAATAACAAAAGGTAAATATGGAGGTATTGGAGCAACAGTAGGTCTAAGAAATGAAAATGTTACGATTGTAGATTTAATTGAAGGATACTCAGCTCAAAGACAGGGATTAAGAATTGGTGATGTAATTATTAAAGTGGATGATACACCAGTTAATAAAGATAATTATGAATCACTGAGTAATTTATTAAAAGGTGAACCAGGTACTACAGTTAAACTAACAATCAAAAGAGAAGGAGTAAACGAAGAATTAATATTCAATTTAATTAGAGAAGAAATTGAAGTAAAAAATCTGTCGTTTTATGGATTTGTTCCTGAGAATTCCAATAATGTTTATCTAAAATTAAGTGGTTTTTCAAGAAGTGCAGGAGAAGAAGTTAAAAAAGCTTTACTGGAATTAAAATCGAAAAAAAATATTGAATCAATAATTCTGGATTTGAGAGGTAATCCAGGAGGTTTACTTGATGCTGCAATTGATGTGTGTGAAAAATTTTTACAGAAAGGGGCATTAATAGTAACTGTAAAAGGGAGGGATAGTTCCAGTATAAAAAAATATTATTCTAATGAAGAACCAATTGCAGCAAATCCAAAATTAGCTGTGTTAATTGATGAAGGTTCTGCATCTGCATCCGAAATTGTTGCTGGTGCAATTCAAGATCATGATAGAGCTGTTATAGTTGGAACTAATTCTTTTGGCAAAGGATTGGTTCAAACAGTTATTCCACTTTCATATAATACTTCTTTGAAAATTACTACTGCAAGATATTTTACTCCAAGTGGACGATGTATTCAAAAAGTTAATTACTCTGAAAAAAATAAAGTACTTCTGCAAAATACTGTTCAATTTCAGAATGAATTTAAAACTGATAATAAAAGAAAAGTTTTTTCGGCAGGTGGAATTACACCAGATTCGATAGTTTATAATAAATCAAAATCAAAATTAATTCAGAGATTGCTTGCTGATGGAATGTTCTTCAGATTTGCAACTCATCTTTATAATAAAAAGCCTATAAATAATTTAAACGTAATTTCAGATAGCTACTTAATTCAAGAATTTAAGAATTATTTAAAAGATCAAAGATTCCAGTTTGTATCCCCAATCGAAAAAATGATTGAACAACTCAAACAATATGCAAGAGAAGAAGGATTAGGAGAGAATTTTGTAGAACAATTAAATAAAACACTCGATAAAATATCAGAGAACAACTTTATCGAAATTGATAGGTTTAAAGATGAAATTGTAAGTTTAATTAAAGAAGAATTAGCAGCAAGAACTGTTGGTAGAATAGGCAGGATTCTTGAATCATTAAAATATGATAAACAATTTGAAGTTGCTCTTTCTATTCTCAATAATTCACAACTCTATAATAAATTACTGAATGCCAATGTTCATTGA
- the tmk gene encoding dTMP kinase: protein MFITFEGLDFCGKSTQVKLLENYLKEKKHNVIVIREPGGTTISEQIRNVLLDKLNDKMQNETELLLFAASRAQLVREIILPALEKKYYVISDRYHDSSIAYQGFGRNMQIEFVIQLQKFVINNAIPDITFFIDIPVDEVLKRMSKVKNIDLDRIETSPNGIDSEKINFYERVRKGYLYLCEKEKRIKKINGLLTIEEIHNIIINHIENFN, encoded by the coding sequence ATGTTTATAACATTTGAAGGATTAGATTTTTGTGGTAAATCCACACAGGTAAAACTTCTTGAAAATTATCTGAAAGAAAAAAAACATAATGTTATAGTAATACGAGAACCTGGCGGCACAACTATTTCAGAACAGATAAGAAATGTTTTACTTGATAAATTAAATGATAAAATGCAAAATGAAACAGAATTATTACTCTTTGCTGCAAGTCGTGCACAACTGGTTCGTGAAATTATATTACCTGCACTTGAAAAAAAATATTATGTGATTTCAGATAGATATCATGATTCGTCAATTGCTTATCAGGGATTTGGAAGAAATATGCAGATTGAATTTGTAATTCAACTTCAAAAATTTGTAATAAATAATGCAATCCCCGATATTACTTTTTTCATTGACATACCTGTTGATGAAGTATTGAAAAGAATGTCGAAGGTTAAAAATATAGATTTAGATAGAATAGAAACATCCCCAAATGGAATTGATTCAGAAAAAATTAATTTTTATGAAAGAGTAAGAAAAGGTTATTTATATCTTTGTGAAAAAGAAAAAAGAATAAAAAAAATTAATGGCTTATTGACTATCGAAGAGATACATAATATTATAATTAATCATATTGAAAATTTTAATTAA
- a CDS encoding CdaR family protein, producing the protein MKNKIIPIVFIILFSLILWGSVSLSDYYVETITVPIEIVDLPENYTPSYLSNNEVLLKLKARGWELAKLTLTSNNTFKVSVHHKIGKYKVNLRDELENNIWLSSLVTVLEINPPVISIEIDKTVTKKVRIKPNIKINFAKDYALVSDIIITPAEIEVSGPASILQFINEVETDSVVFNNVSEKIISEVNLKSIEGVTFSVTKCKVEFDVQKIVERAFDDLFVEVRNVPNSKQLILYPPKVSIVLRGGINKLGRLTNDSLKVYVDYWDAVMSEENVIQPKIEIPDYTELLDVKPNKLEFIIKQF; encoded by the coding sequence ATGAAGAACAAAATTATTCCTATAGTATTTATAATTCTTTTCTCATTAATATTATGGGGATCGGTCTCCCTTTCAGATTATTATGTCGAAACAATTACTGTCCCGATCGAAATTGTTGATTTACCAGAAAATTATACTCCAAGTTATTTATCAAATAATGAAGTATTACTAAAATTAAAAGCAAGAGGCTGGGAATTAGCAAAATTAACTCTGACCAGTAATAATACGTTTAAGGTATCAGTCCATCATAAAATTGGTAAATATAAAGTTAACTTGAGAGATGAATTAGAAAATAATATCTGGCTTTCATCTTTAGTGACTGTCCTTGAAATTAATCCACCTGTCATTTCGATAGAAATTGATAAGACTGTAACAAAAAAAGTACGTATAAAGCCTAATATTAAAATAAATTTTGCAAAAGATTATGCACTGGTTTCTGATATTATAATTACTCCCGCAGAAATTGAAGTTTCTGGACCAGCCAGTATATTGCAATTTATTAATGAAGTTGAAACAGATTCCGTAGTTTTTAATAATGTCAGTGAGAAAATTATTTCAGAAGTTAATTTAAAAAGTATTGAAGGAGTTACATTTTCGGTTACAAAGTGTAAAGTAGAATTTGATGTCCAAAAAATAGTTGAAAGAGCTTTTGATGATTTATTTGTCGAGGTAAGAAATGTTCCTAATTCGAAACAATTAATTTTATATCCACCTAAAGTTAGCATTGTTTTAAGAGGAGGTATTAACAAACTTGGAAGACTTACGAATGATAGTTTAAAAGTATATGTAGATTACTGGGATGCAGTAATGAGCGAAGAAAATGTAATTCAACCAAAAATTGAAATACCAGATTATACTGAACTGCTGGATGTTAAACCTAATAAACTTGAGTTCATAATAAAACAATTTTAA
- a CDS encoding BMC domain-containing protein translates to MELALGLIETKGLIGAIEAADAMVKTANVQLVSKEKISAGLVTVKVIGEVAAVKAAVEAGAAAAQRVSQLISAHVIPRPDDQLDNLIFNDKIVTTEKNDNIAPNNNLNNPTFFDEQQISTDELSPKKQKKEVNSKKEKHTEYNSHLNKLKTEALKELTNNLPETDGKEADVLTEIPPEEELSKLNVHKLRHLARSFKNFPIKGREISRANRDQLINYFNQLR, encoded by the coding sequence ATGGAATTAGCACTCGGTTTAATAGAAACCAAAGGCTTAATTGGTGCAATCGAAGCTGCTGATGCAATGGTTAAAACTGCAAATGTGCAGTTGGTTAGCAAAGAAAAAATTTCTGCAGGACTGGTTACTGTAAAAGTAATTGGAGAAGTGGCAGCAGTTAAAGCAGCAGTAGAAGCAGGAGCAGCTGCAGCTCAAAGAGTTAGCCAATTAATTTCTGCACATGTAATACCAAGACCAGATGATCAACTGGATAACTTAATTTTTAATGATAAAATTGTTACTACTGAAAAGAATGATAATATTGCACCAAATAATAATTTAAATAATCCTACATTTTTTGATGAACAACAAATTTCCACTGATGAGCTATCTCCAAAAAAGCAAAAAAAAGAAGTAAATTCTAAAAAAGAAAAACATACTGAATACAATTCACATCTAAATAAATTGAAAACAGAAGCTTTAAAAGAATTAACAAACAACCTTCCTGAAACTGATGGCAAAGAAGCTGATGTATTAACAGAAATCCCACCTGAAGAAGAGCTTTCAAAACTAAATGTGCACAAGTTACGTCATCTTGCCAGAAGTTTTAAAAACTTCCCGATTAAAGGAAGAGAAATTTCACGAGCAAACAGGGATCAATTAATAAATTATTTTAATCAACTCAGATAA
- the eutM gene encoding ethanolamine utilization microcompartment protein EutM, with amino-acid sequence MSLDALGMIETKGLVGAIEAADAMVKAAKVELIGKETIGGGYVTVMVRGDVGAVKAATDAGAAAAQRVGELVSVHVIPRPHSDVEMILPKRPK; translated from the coding sequence ATGTCACTTGATGCACTTGGAATGATCGAAACCAAAGGATTAGTCGGGGCAATTGAAGCCGCCGATGCTATGGTAAAAGCAGCAAAAGTAGAATTAATCGGTAAAGAAACAATCGGTGGTGGATATGTTACCGTTATGGTTCGTGGTGATGTAGGAGCAGTTAAAGCTGCAACCGATGCTGGAGCAGCTGCAGCTCAAAGAGTAGGTGAATTGGTTTCGGTTCATGTAATTCCACGTCCTCATTCTGATGTTGAAATGATTCTTCCGAAACGACCTAAATAA
- the ruvX gene encoding Holliday junction resolvase RuvX, whose translation MNQNNEERILAIDYGEKRIGLAITDPLNIFAYPLITLENNKSIFGELKKIIEQYNVKKIIIGNPLKENGKQSQIFPNIIKLKEEIEKIFNLPVELVDERYSSLIAKQRIIESVPSKKKRRDKGLLDKNSAAVILEDYLREISNKK comes from the coding sequence ATGAATCAAAATAACGAAGAAAGAATTCTTGCAATTGATTATGGCGAAAAGAGAATAGGATTAGCTATTACAGATCCATTAAATATTTTTGCATATCCACTTATAACATTAGAAAATAATAAAAGTATTTTTGGTGAATTAAAAAAAATAATTGAACAATATAATGTAAAGAAAATTATCATTGGCAATCCTTTGAAAGAAAATGGGAAACAATCACAAATATTTCCAAACATAATTAAACTAAAAGAAGAAATAGAAAAAATTTTTAATCTACCTGTTGAATTGGTTGATGAAAGATATTCATCACTAATAGCAAAGCAAAGAATAATTGAATCTGTGCCATCAAAGAAAAAAAGGAGAGACAAAGGATTATTAGATAAAAATTCTGCAGCAGTAATACTTGAAGATTACTTAAGAGAAATTTCAAATAAAAAATAA